CCGGCAGCGCGAGGCTCAGGTGGGTCACGTGGGCTCCTTCGGGGCGGGACCCGCGGCGGGGTCCGACGGGGTGAGGGTCGACGCGGCACGGGCCAGCGTCGCGGGGGTCAGGCTGAGCGCGAAGTCGGCGACCTCGAAGAACTTCATGGCCTTGCCGTCGGCGGAGAGCTCGAGGCTCCCGACGACGAGCCCGACGGCCTCGAGGCGCTGCAGGTGCATGTGCAGCAGGGGACGGCTGATACCGATCTCGCGGGCCAGGTGGCTCACGTAGTCCCGGCCGCTGGTCGTCAGCGTGGCGAGGACGCGCAGCCGGATCGGGTTGGCGAGCGCGGACAGCACGGCGACGAGCTCGTCACCGGTGGGCGGGGGTGCTGTCATCGGGCTCCGTCATGTGTCAGACAATTCTTACGGGTGGAAGGTAGCGCGTGGGCTCGGTCGCGCACAAGAGCACGTCTCCGTGGCGACGTGCCGTGCCGGCCTGTGCCGCACGGACACCGGGGTCCCCCGGCGAGCGTGGCTGCTCATGGCTGCCGGCGACGATCGCGGTCATGGCGGCAGCTCCGGCTACGACGACCAGGTCGACGCCTACTCGTGGGACAGCAAGGTCCCGAACCACACGAAGCTGTCGGTCGGCGATCACATCGCGTGTGTGGGACACGAAGCTCTTGTGCAGGCGTGAGACGGTGGTGGGGGCGATGGCTCGTGCGGGACTCGTCGCGGCCGGTGGGGTCCTCGGCGCGCTCGGCGCCGTCGCGCGGACCGGTCAGGGCGGACCACCCCTCAGCTGGAGAGCGTGACCCTCTGCAGCTCCCCGAGAAGCACCCCACGGCCAGGACGGCGACCGTCACCTCGTGAGCCGGTCCCGCATGTCACGCGCTCGTCCGTGCGCTGCGACCGTCGTCGGCCCGTGCGCGCCCGGGTGTGCGGGTGCACAGCGGTGGATCGACCTGCGTGCGCGATCGGGAAGCCGGATGCTAGGCAGGTGCCGCACCGCGGCACCGGAGAAGGGAGACGGTGTGACCGACCCGGCAGGCAGCCCGGACGACGTGACGGCTGCGCGTGCGCTGACCGCGGACGGTGACCGGACCGCTGCCGCGCACCGGCTGCTGCGGTCGGGCCAGGCCGAGGCGTCGTTGCAGTCGCTCACCGTGCTGGCGACCCGGTTGCTGGGCGTGCGGTCGGCGGAGATCTCGTTGCTGACCGACGAGCGGGTCATCGTCGCCGCGGTGGACGCAGAGCCGGGCCCGGCGGGGACGCGCACTGCACTGGAGGGCTCGCTGTGCGCTCGGGTGGCGGCCGCTGGTGAGCGCCTCGTCGTGCATGACGCCGCCCATGACGCTCGGGTCGCCGGCGCGGCCGGGCTCGCCGCGGGGCAAGTCGGTGCCTACCTCGGGGTGCCGCTGATCAGCGACGACCGGCGTGTGGTGGGTGCGATGTGCGCGTACGACCCGCAGGTGCGCGCGTGGTCGGAGCGCGACGTGCGAACCCTGGAGCACCTCGCTGCGGCCGCGGTCGCGCAGCTGGAGGTCACCGCGCTGCGTGCCGTGTTCGCGGCCGCCGACCAGGGTGAGCTGCTGACCGCCGCCGCGCAGGCGGCCGGGATAGGCACGTTCCAGTGGGACCTGCGCACCGGGGCGTTGCGATGGGACGCGGCTCTGCTGGAGGTGTTCGGGTACGACGAGGAGTCCTTCGGCGGCACGATCCAGGCGTTCGACGCCCGGGTGCACGCCGATGACCTGGCGCCGGTCACGGCGGCGCTGAACGCGGCGATCGCCGCGTGCGGGGTGTACGAGGCGGAGTTCCGGGTGCAGCGCCCGGACGGCACGGTGCGTTGGCTGGTCGCACGCGGGCAGGCCCTGCCGGGCCCGCACGGGACGGCGCAGGAGGTCATCGGCGTCACCACTGACGTCACGGCGCTGCGCCAGGGCGAGCAGCGTGTTCGCCAGGTGCTCGAGGACATGACCGTCGCGTACTACCACCTCGACGAGGCCTGGCGGTTCACCTACGTCAACGCCGAGGCCGAGCGCGTCCTGGACAGCACACGCGACCGTCTGATCGGCGGTGTCGTGTGGGAGCTCTTCCCCGCAGCGGTGGGCTCCACGATCGAGGAGAGCTACCGCGCCGTGGTCCGGACCGGGGAGCCGGTCGTGTTCGACGCGTACTACCCCGCGCCGCTCGACGCCTGGTACGAGGTGCGGGCAGTGCCCGAGCGCGGCGGGGTCGCGGCGTACTTCACCGACATCACCGACCGCCAGCGGGCACTGGCGGTCGCCGAGCGCGCGCGTGCCCGGTCGGCTCTCCTGGCCGACGTCGCCACGAACCTCGCGGAGGTCCTCGACCCGACCCAGGCGTTGGAGGCGGTGCTCCCGCACCTGGTCCCGCAGCTGGGCGACTTCGCGATCGTCAGTCTGCTCGAGGAGGGCCACGGCCCGTGGCGGCACCGTCTGCGTGACGTCGCCGCTCTGCACGCCGACCCCCGCCTGCAGCCGGTGCTGGAGGGCTACCTGCGTGCGCGGCTCCCCGCGCTGACCGAGACGTCCCCGGTCGCGCGCGCCCTGACCGGCGGCCGCCCCGTCAGGCTGACGGGCTCTCCTGCGCACGTCGGCATCGTCGACGCCGGACCCGCGCGGGAGCTCCTCGATCGTCTCGCGCCGCACGCGAGCCTGGCCCTGCCGCTACGAGGGCGGGGGCGCACCCGGGGGCTGCTCACGCTCTACCGCGGAGCAGGACGGGGGCCCTTCACCGACGGTGAGCTCATCACCATGCGGGAGGTCGTCGCCCAGGTCGGCCTGGCACTGGACAACGCGCACCTGCACGCCACCCGCCGGCACCTGGCCGAGGAGCTGCAGCGCAGCCTCCTGACCGCGCTGCCGGAGCCCGACCACCTGCACCTGGTCGCCCGGTACGCGCCGGCCGCGACCGGCGCGCAGATCGGCGGTGACTGGTACGACGCGTTCGTCGTCCGCGACGGCAGCACCTGCCTGGTCATCGGCGACGTCGTGGGGCACGACCTGCGGGCCGCCGTGACCATGGCCCAGGTCCGCAACGTCCTGCGCGGCGGCGCCCACGCCGTCGTCCAGCCGCCGGCGCACATCCTGTCCTCCCTCGACTGGGCCATGCACGACCTCGCCGTCGGATCGTTCAGCACCGCGATCCTGGCCAAGATCGAGCAGACGCCCGAGCAGGCCGAGGCGGGCCTACGGATGCTGCGCTGGTCCAACGCCGGGCACCTGCCCCCCGTGCTGCTGCACCCCGACGGGCGCGCCGAGCTGCTCGAACGCCCCGCCGACCTCCTGCTCGGGATCCGCGCCCACACCCGACGGCACGACCACACCCACGAGCTTCCGCCGGAGTCGACCGTCCTGCTCTACACCGACGGGCTCGTCGAGCGCCGCGGCGAACCCCTGAGACGCGGGCTGGAGCGACTGCGTCAGCACGTCGAGACGCTCGCCGACCTGCCGCTCGAGGACCTGTGCGACCGCCTGGTCCAGGACCTCGCAGCCCACACCGAGGACGACGTCGCACTCCTCGCGGTCCGGGCCCACCGCGAGGACCGACCTCGCCCCGCCTCGGCCGGCCCTCGACGCACGCCCCGCGAGGCCGCGCAGCAGGAGGGGCCATGAGCCGTCGCCGCGCTTCACGGGCAGGAACGGCGCGTGGCTGACCGACGCACGGCCCGCGACCACGCCATGCCCGCACGCCTGCCGACGGGCACCTACCGTGCGCTCCGAGGATGGGTGCTCGACAGCCCCGCGGAGCTCACCTCGCTCCGGCACGGCGTCGTGGACGCCGTCACCGGCCACGCCGGCTCGGCGCCTGTCTCGGCCCGGCTCTGCGACGCGATCGCGCTGGTGGTCTCCGAGCTCGCGACCAACGCCCTGCGGCACGCCGGCCCGCCCGCCGTCGTCGAGCTGCGTACCGACGCGACGTCCTACCTGCTCGACGTCGCCGACAGCGCCGTGAACGCCGGTCCTGTTCTCGCGGGGATCAGGCGGGCGGGCGAGGGTGGCTTCGGCCTGCAGATCGCCCACCAGCTCGCCCAGGAGGTCGGCTGGTACGCCGGGGCGACCACCAAGCACGTGTGGGCGCGGTTCCCGGCCGCCTGAACTAGGCGTTCTCGTCGACGGGGAGCTTGCCGCGTCGTTGCTCGCGCAGGCCCGCGAGGATGACGACGATCATGGCGACGCCGATCGCCGTCACCGAGACGGCGGGGATCAGCTCGTCCACGTACCCGACAGCGAGGACGACCGGGACCGCCGCGGCGGGCCAGGGCCACACGGCGCGCCACCCGTGGTCGCCGGAGATCATCACCGCGGTGCCGACGAGGAACAGCGCCGCACCCCCGCACAGCGCCCACCGCCCGCCCGGGCTGAGCTCACCGGCGGGGTGGACGATGTACTGCTCGATCCCGACCCCCACGGCCGCCAGACCCAGGGTCAGCGGCAGGTGGCCGTAGGCGTACCGGTCGGCGCTGGGCGTGCGCTGCGGTCGGTCGCTGGAGGTCAGCCGCTCCTTGCCGGCCGCCGCCCCGAGGTCGAAGTAGTTCCACCACAGGGCCGCCGCCACGGTGAACCCGACCGCGGCGACGAACACGGAGGTGGGGTTCCAGTGGGTGTCGTGCATGCCGACCACGACCGAGGCGATCGACTCGCCCAGGACCAGGATGACGAACAGCCCGAACCGCTCGGGCAGGTGCTCGACGTGCAGGGGGGCGTTGTCTCCCTTGCGGGTGGCGATCAGCGGTGCGGTCGCCTCCAGCGCGACGCCCAGGCCCCACAGCCAGAACTTCGCCGGGCCGGGCACGAACAGCGACGCCGCCCACAACGCCGCCCCGACCGTCGTGCCGGCCAGGTAGATCGTGATCGTCGTGCGCGCCTCGTGGACGTGTCGCCACGCCCGGGCGTACAGCGCGAGCAGGAGCACCCGGGTGATGAGGTAGCCGACGGTGAAGGCCGTGGTCTCGGCGCCGGTGGGGTCGCTCGCCGCTGCGGCCATGATCGCCACACCGAACGCGCCGGCGAGCTTCGCCAGCCGGTACAGGACGTCGTCGGTGTCGAACCGGTTGGCGTACAGGGTGATGGTGACCCACGACCACCACGTGATGGTGAACATCGCGGCGAACACCGCCGCTCCGTGCCACGTGAGGTCGAGCGCGAACGCGCCGGCGATCTCAGCGACCACCAAGACGTACGCAAGGTCGAGGAACAGCTCCAGCCGGGATGCCGAGCGGTCCTCGCCGGTGCGCAGCTGGGGTGGGCGGATGAGCCGGGTCGACTGCTCGCTGTCGTTCGTCATACGGGCTCCTGACGGCTGGGCTGTGCGGTCGCTGGTGGTGCTCGTGCCGGTGCACGAGGCGGAGGAACGTGGTCCAGGCGCTCGCACCCGGGGGACGCATCGACCGCCGCTCACAGGAGCCGGGTCGAGCCACGAGCTGGTCGGCACGAGCGTGACGGCGCGGGTGCGCACGACGCGTTCGGTCCGGATGGGGTGCGCACGCCCTCCGAGGGGCGGGCTCGTCGACGACGCCCGACCTTCCTTCGGATCCCCTCCAGGATGCGATCGACCCGAGCAGCCCGCATCCGCAGCACCGCGCGGACCCGACCGGGGCCGGTGCCTCGGCACGACGAAGGGCCCGTGACCTGCATGTCTGCAGGTCACGGGCCCATCGACCGGCGGAGGATGGGGGATTCGAACCCCCGAGGGCTTTCACCCAACACGCTTTCCAAGCGTGCGCCATAGGCCACTAGGCGAATCCTCCCGGCCGCACGAGGATACCGGAGGTCGCGCCCGCTGCCGAACGGCTCACCCGCCGGCCGCGTCGGCCGCCCCGGCGCTGCCTCGCCGCCGGGGCCGCGCGCGCACGTGCATCCGCTCGCCCTGCCGGCCGAACAGCGACAGGAACTCGACGGGCTCCCCGACGACGGCGGGCCCGAACCAGTGCGGCGTGCGGGTGTCGAACTCGGCCACCTCGCCGGGCTCGAGGACGATGTCGTGCTCGCCGAGGACGACGCGCAGCCGCCCGTGGAGCACGTACATCCACTCGTACCCCTCGTGGACCTTGGGCTCGGGCTCGGGGAGCGTGTCCTGCGGGGCGATGCGGTGCTGGAACGCGCGGGGTCCGCTGGCCTGGCGGCTCAGGGGGACGGTCGTCAGGTAGCCGTGGGTGGTCGGGCGGCCGTGCACGCGGGGATCGCCGGTGGGTGGGGCGCCGACGAGGTCGTCGAGGGCGACGTTGTGGGCCTTGGCGAGCGGGAGCAGCAGCTCGAGGGTCGGGCGGCGCTGGCCGGACTCGAGCCGCGAGAGCGTGCTGAGCGAGATCCCGGTGGCCGTGGCGAGCTGGGTGAGCGTCACGCCGCGGCGCAGCCGCTGGGCGCGGAGCCGGGGGCCGACACCGGTGAGCACCTGGTCGAGGTCGTCCGTCATGCCGACATCTTGCTGTTCCGGCAAGGAGTGTTGTCAAACGGGAGCGTCCGCGCGACAGTCGACCCATGAACACGAGAACGAGTCCCAGCAAGGAGTCGGGCGCCCTGCTCGACGCGGTCGTCGTCGGCGGCGGAGCGGCCGGGCTGAGCACCGCCGTGACCCTCGGCCGCGCGCACCGCTCGGTCGTCGTCGTCGACGCCGGCCACCCGCGCAACGCCCCCGCGACGCACATGCACAACTTCCTCTCGCGCGACGGCATGAACCCCGCCGAGCTCCTCGAGATCGGGCGCGACGAGGTCGCCCGTTACGGCGGCACGGTCCTGAACGGGCTCGCCGTGAACGCGGAGCGGCACGACGACGGCACCTTCACCGTGACGCTCGACGACGGCCGCACCCTCCGCTCGCGCCAGCTCGTCGTCGCCACCGGCCTGACCGACCGGCTGCCCGACGTGCCCGGCGTCGCCGAGCGCTGGGGCCGCGACGTCCTGCACTGCCCCTACTGCCACGGGTGGGAGGTCAGCGGACGGGCGATCGGCATCCTCGGGCGCGGTGCCTTCTCCGCGCACCAGGCGCTGCTCTGGCGGCAGTGGAGCGACGACGTGACGCTCTTCCTCGACGAGACCCCCGAGCTCGCCGACTCGGCGTGGGAGGAGCTCGCGGCGCGCGGTGTGCGCGTGGTCGAGGGTGCGGTCGAGCGGCTCGAGGTGGCCGACGACCGGCTCACCGGCGTGCGGCTCGCGGGCGGCAGGGTGCTGCCGGTCGACGCGCTCGTCGTCCCCTCCCGGATGCACGCCAACGCCGAGCTCCTCGCGGGCCTCGGGGTCGCGACCGAGGACGTCGAGATGCAGGGGTCGGTCGTCGGCTCGCGAGTCCCGACCGGGCCGATGGGCGCGACGGACGTCCCCGGGCTGTGGGTCGCCGGCAACACCGCCGACGTCGCAGCGCAGGTGATCGTCGCGGCGGCCGACGGCGTGCGCACCGGCGCGGCCGTGAACTTCGCACTCGTCGCGGCCGACACGCAGGCCGCGGTCGCCCGGCGCCGCGAGCCGTTCTCCGCGCAGGACGAGCGCGAGCTCGACGACCTTCGGACCGGCTCGGGTCTCCGTGGGCTGGGGGTGGCCTGATGACGACGCAGCACCCCGCCGGCGACCACGACGCGGCGCACCACCACCGCACGCACGCGGTGCCCGACGACGCGGCCGAGGCTCCCGAGACCTCAGCCCCCGCGCCGCACGGTCACGCCCACACCCACGCCGGCCCCGACGACGACGTCCCCGTCTTCGACGCGGAGTTCTGGGAGAACCGCTACGCCTCGATGCCGCGCGTCTGGAGCCGCCGCCCCAACGCGCACCTCGTCACCGACACCGCCGCGCTGCCGCCGGGCCGCGCGCTGGACGTCGGCTGCGGCGAAGGGGCCGACGCCCTGTGGCTCGCCGAGCGCGGCTGGCAGGTGCTCGCCGTCGACCTCTCGCCGACGGCCCTCGCCCGTGCCGCCGAGCACGCCGCCGAGCGCGGGCCGGAGGTCGCCGGACGCATCGTCTGGCAGGAGGCGGACCTCACGGCGTGGACGCCGCCCGCCGGCGACTTCGACCTCGTGACCGCGCACTTCGTGCACCTGCCTGCCGGCACGCGCGAGGGCGTGCTCGCCGCGCTCGCGGCGGCGGTGGCGCCGGGCGGCACGCTGCTCTACGTCGGGCACGACGTGTCGGACCTGCAGACGACGATCGGCCGACCGAACGTGCCGCACATGTTCTGGGCGGCGGAGGACGTCGCGGCGGCGCTCGACCCGGCGGCGTGGGAGGTCGAGGTCGCCGAGGCCCGCCCGCGCGACGCCACCGACGCCGAGGGCCGGACGGTCCGCATCCACGACGCGGTCACCCGGGCACGCCGCCGGTGACCCCGAGGCCCCGACCGGAGCCGGACCGGCACCGGTCGGCGGTCACGGATCCGTCGTCGTGAGGGCCCGCACGCCGTGACGGACGTGGCGAGCGACGGACCGCCGCCCGGACCCCCTTCCCGGCCGCCCGCGTGAGGGTTCCGTGCGCGCGGCGCGCGGGTCCTGGTCAGTCCCCGCGGCGCCCGGACGCCGCTGGCTAGCGTCCGGGCATGCCCTCGCCCGCGACGCCCGACCGACGACGGCTCTCCCTGGCCTGGCGGCTCGGCGCGCTCGCGGTCGTGGCGCTGCTCCTGACCGCGGCCGTCGCCGCGGGCCGCCGCCCGCCCGCGACCGTCGCCGACCCCGTCGCGCAGGCGCTGGCCGAGCTGCGGGAGGTGCCCGGCGTCGCGCACGCGGGCGTGCGGCTGACCCGCCCCGATGACAAGCCGCGGTACGACGCGCTCCCGCCCGACGGCCTCGACGACGACCACGACGAGGCGCGGCGCGAGCCGGGCGCGTGGCTCGCGACGGTCAGCGTCGAGCCGCGCAGCGCCCTGACCGTGTCCGACACCGTCGAGGTCGCCGAGCGCGTCGACGCCGTCATGGCGGGCGTCGCGGCCCGCGTCGCGGCGGTCGACCTCGCGTGGGAGGTGTGGCTGCACGACGACGCCGACCTCCGTGCGACCGAGGTCCGGCTCACGGGGGTCGACGACGTCGGGGAGGCGGTGCGCGGGGCCCGTGCGCTCGCGGACCGCGACGGCGTGCGGCGTGTGCGCGTCGACCGCGGGCGCGCTGACGTCGTGGTGGTCCGCCTGGCGCGCGCCCCCGGGCTCCCGTCGGCGGCGGCCCGCCACGGGCTCGAGCTCGCGAGCGTCGTGACCGTCGACGGGCGGGGCGACGTGCGGGTCGGCTCCCCGCAGCAGGCGCTCGCGGACCCGTTCGTCGAGCTCGCCGCCGCGGTGGAGCTCGTCCCGTCGGTCACGCGCGTCGCGCTGTCCGACCTGGGCGAGACCTCCGGGGCGTACCTGTCCGTCGAGGTCGCGGACGACGCGGCGACCGACCGGGTCGACCGGTGGCTCCGGGCGCCGAGCCGAGCGCCGGCCTCGGGCCGCACCGTGTCCTACGAGCTGCACGCGCCCGGGCGCACGTCCACCGGGTACATGGGCGGCGTCGAGCCCGAGCTGCCCGAGCCGGTCCCGGTCGAGCCGTCGGTGCCGGCCACACCCGACGACGCGCTGCCCGACGACGCGATCCCCGACGACGCGCGCGCCGGAGCGTCGGCCGGGCCGGACGCTCCGTCGTATGCCGACGACCCCACCGCACCCGCGTGCACCGGCGCCGACCTCGGCGTGCGGATCGGCGGGTCCGACGCCGCGCTCGGGTCGCGCTTCCTGCAGCTCGTCGCGACGAACGTCTCCGGACGGCCGTGCGCCGTCGAGGGGGCTCCCGCGCTCGGCTTCCGCGGCCGGTCCGGCGCGCTGCTCGCGGGCGTGACGACCCCGCCGCGCGACGACGAGGTCGCCGCGACCCGGCGCGTCGTGGTGCCGTCCGGCGCGGAGGTCCGATCCACCATGAGGTGGGGCGCCTCGTCGGTGGGGGAGCACAGCGACCCGGCGACCGCCGTGCTCGTGACGCCGGCTCCGGGGGCGCCCGTCGTCGAGCTGCCGGTCGCCGGCGAGGCCGGGATCACGAGCTACCTCGACCTCCTGGACGGTGCCGTGGTCGACGTGCAGCCCTGGGGCATCGGCGCGGGGGGCTGACCGCCGCCGACCGGCGTCGGGCTCCCGGGCCGGGCTGCCGGCCCGCACGGCTCGGCCTGTCGGCCGCGGACCTCACCCCGGGGTGTGCCAGCGGTGCACCGTGCCGTCCGCGAGCGCGAGCAGCCCACGCGTCCCGCGCAGGGTCGCGACCCACTCCACGGCCGCGGTGCCGCGGGCCACGGCGGCACGGGCCCAGACGTCGGACCAGACGAGCGACGGCCCCACGACGGTCGCGGCCAGCACGGTGGGCTCCGGGATCCCGGACCGCAGGTCGACGGCGGGGGCGACGTCCGGCGCCACCGCGGTCGCGACGCCGCCTGCGGCCACGGGCAGGGTCGCGAGCACGAGCCGCCGGTCGCGCGGGTGCTCGATCTCGACGTGCCACGGCTCGCGCTCCACCGGTCGGTGGGCGGTCCCCTCCCTGGCGTCGGCGTCGGCGGCGGCACCGGCGTCGAGGCGGTCCGGGGCGCCGGTGGCGTGGTCGTTCCCGGAGCGGGCACGGGCTACGGCGTCGAGCCCGGGGCGGGCGGCAGCGACGGCGGTCGTCGTCGTCGTCGTCGTCGTTGTCGTTGTCGTTGTCGTTGTCAGAGCGTCGGGTGCGGTCACGCCCCCGAGCGCCGCAGCGGCCGTCGCCGCGGGACCCGCGGCGAGCCCGGGCTGCGGACCGCGGAGCAGGAGGTCACCCCCGGCCTCGACCGCGAACGCGAGACCCGGGGCGCCCGCGAGGTGCCGCGCGGCACGCTCGAGGGCCCACGTGGTCACGAGCCCGCCGGGGGCGAAGACGCCCTCGGTGCCCCCGTCGCCGGCCCACGCGTCGACCGCGCCGTCGGTGCGCACGTGCGCCGCGACGCACAGCTCGTGGAGCTCGCGCAGCACCGGGTGCGCGTCGGCCAGCGCGAGGTCGCCCTGCGCGAGCCGCGTCAGCTGCGACCCCGGACGGTCGGTGCCGACGAGGCGCTCGACGGCCGAGAGCTCCGCGAACATCGAGCGCACGGCGCCGTCCGCGTCGGGTCCGTGCGCGGCGGGCCCGCGCGCGTGCACCGAGACGGTGACCCCCAGCACGCGGCGCACCCAGTCGCGCCGCTCGGCGTCGTCACCGGCGGTGCGACGCGTGCCGAGCGCGCCGTCGAGGACGGGGTGACGCGGGACGTCGGCGACGTCGGGGGAGCCTGCGGGCCCGGTCGTCCCCGCCGGCGCGACGGAGAGGACGGTGCCCGGACGACCGCCGCGGCCGTCCTCCCGCGGCGCCGAGCGGCCCGGTGCGGCGACGAGCGTCAGGCGCGCTCGACCGAGGGTCGCAGGGGCGCGGGAAGCGGTGCGGCTCGTCGTCGTCGTCATCCCCCGACGTTTCCCGGACATCCTGGGACGAGCCTGGCGCGAACCTGGGAGGAACCTGGGGATCGGGTGGTCGGGGGACTGCGTTAGGCTTGTCGTCGACCCCTCGTGCGGCGTCATCTCGCTGAACCCCCCCAGGGCCGGAAGGCAGCAAGGGCAGGTGAGCTCTGGCGGGTGTGCGGGGGGTCCTTGCATGCCCGACGCCGTCCGCGCCCGGGCGTGGCCTGCCGCCGCGCGTGCGCCGCTGCCTCGCGACCCCGGACCGCCGCCACCCCGGCGTGCGTCCCCGGACCTGCACCGTGTCCCGCGTATCAGGCAGCCCGCCCCTGGCTCTCCTTCTCTGCGCGACCGGGCGCGCGTGCGCGACGAGGCGCCGCCGCAGCACCGGTCGCCCGGCCCGAGGGGTTGAGGACATGCCGGTTCGCCCGTCCTACGTCGAGCTCCGCATCCACGGGGTGTCCGGGACGACGCCCGAGGACATGCTCGGGACGACGCAGGTGGAGGATGTCGCGGGCGACGAGCTCGTGCGCTTCGTGCGCGCCGCCGAGCCGTCCGCGCGGGAGCTGCCCGGTGACGGGGTGCTCGAGGCGGTGAGCTGGGGGCGGCTCACGTCCGGGCTCGCCGCGCAGGCCGCGTGGGTCGTCATGCTGCCCTTCGCGCTCGTCAACCTCGCGATGTGGACGAGCCGGTCGTTCACGGAGACCGGATCCCGACCCCGGGCCGCCCGGGCGCGCGCCGCCGCCTCGCGCGGGTGCGTGCGCCTGCTCGGGCTCACGATCACCGTCGTCGTGACGCTCGCAGCCGCACTCCTCGCGATGGACCTCGTCGGCTGGCAGTGCGGGCGGGTCGCGTGCGCCGTCGTGAGCGACCGGCTGGCGTTCGCCGAGGGGTGGTCGCGCGGGGCCCGCGTCGCCGCCGCCTCCGCCGTGCCCGTCGTCGTCCTCGCGGCGATCGCGTGGCTCTCGCACCGGGTGAGCCTGCGCTACGAGGCGGCCTCGCCGTCCGACGTCGCCGCACCGCGCGCCGCAGGCCCGGCGTCCGGCACGAGCGCGGGGGCCGGTCCGCATGCGGGCGCGGGCACCACGTCCGGCGACGGCGCGACCTCCGCCACCGGCACGGTCACGGCTCCTGATCGTGGGACGGCCGCCGCGCTCTCGGGCGGTGCGACGGCCGGGACGAACGCGCACCCGCACCCCACCACCCCGCTCGTCGAGCAGCAGCCCACCCTCTTCTCGCCCCTCATGTGGCACGCCGAGCCGATGGTGCAGCGCCTGCGGTGCGTGCACCTGAGCGTCGGGTGGGCGTCGGTCGGGGTGCTGCTCGTGTGGGCGGTCCGCGACCAGGTCGGCGCCGCGGTGCTGCACGGCGGCGCGGACTCGGCGCTGTGGTGGGCGGCGACCGTCTGCCTCGTGCTGGTCATCGTCGCGGGCGGCCTGCTCGTCGCGCTCCCGACGCGGTGGGTGGCCTGGACCGAGCGGCCGCTCCGGCGCCAGGGTTCCGTCGCGACCGCGCTCCAGGTGCTCGCGCTCGCCGGGGTCGGGCTCGCGGCGGCGTCGTTCGCGCGGACCGTCGACGGGCTCGCGGAGGACGTGACCGGGCCGATCCCGGGGCTCGGGGGCGTGCTCGCCGTCGTCGTGTGGGTGCAGGTGGGGGTGCTGCTGGTGCTCGGCGGCGTGCAGCTGAGCTGGTCGCGGATCGAGCACGCGGTCGACCGCGCGGCCGTCTGGCTGCTCGACCGCGTCGTCCCGCGGCGGGTGCGGCGGCTGCTCACGACCCGGGCGGCCCTGCGGCACCCGGTCCGTACCGCGCGTGCGCTGCGGGGCCTGCGCGACCGGGCGCGCACCCGCTCCGCCGACCGCGCCGAGCCGCAGCCGGACCGCGCCGAGGCGCAGCCCGACCGCGCCGACGGGCACCCGGCCGGTGGCGACTCGCAGCCGGACCGCGCCGACGCGCGCCCCGGCCGCCCGCGCCGCACGCTCACCGCGCGCCTGCGCCACGGCGTCGTGCGGCGCCGGGCCCGCGCGCAGCGGCGTGCCGAGCGCCGGGCCGCACCGGTGGCCCCACGACCCGAGTCGCAGCTGCCCGCGTTCCTCGGGCTCGCGCCGTGGGTCGTCGCGGCGAGCGGCGTCCTGCTCGCGTACGTCTACACGGCCGGGGTCACGCTGCGGGTCGGCGCGCTGCTGACCCCGACCGACCCCGACGAGGGTGCGCTCGCGGTCCCG
The Cellulomonas sp. NS3 DNA segment above includes these coding regions:
- a CDS encoding DUF4232 domain-containing protein, with translation MPSPATPDRRRLSLAWRLGALAVVALLLTAAVAAGRRPPATVADPVAQALAELREVPGVAHAGVRLTRPDDKPRYDALPPDGLDDDHDEARREPGAWLATVSVEPRSALTVSDTVEVAERVDAVMAGVAARVAAVDLAWEVWLHDDADLRATEVRLTGVDDVGEAVRGARALADRDGVRRVRVDRGRADVVVVRLARAPGLPSAAARHGLELASVVTVDGRGDVRVGSPQQALADPFVELAAAVELVPSVTRVALSDLGETSGAYLSVEVADDAATDRVDRWLRAPSRAPASGRTVSYELHAPGRTSTGYMGGVEPELPEPVPVEPSVPATPDDALPDDAIPDDARAGASAGPDAPSYADDPTAPACTGADLGVRIGGSDAALGSRFLQLVATNVSGRPCAVEGAPALGFRGRSGALLAGVTTPPRDDEVAATRRVVVPSGAEVRSTMRWGASSVGEHSDPATAVLVTPAPGAPVVELPVAGEAGITSYLDLLDGAVVDVQPWGIGAGG
- a CDS encoding class I SAM-dependent methyltransferase, yielding MTTQHPAGDHDAAHHHRTHAVPDDAAEAPETSAPAPHGHAHTHAGPDDDVPVFDAEFWENRYASMPRVWSRRPNAHLVTDTAALPPGRALDVGCGEGADALWLAERGWQVLAVDLSPTALARAAEHAAERGPEVAGRIVWQEADLTAWTPPAGDFDLVTAHFVHLPAGTREGVLAALAAAVAPGGTLLYVGHDVSDLQTTIGRPNVPHMFWAAEDVAAALDPAAWEVEVAEARPRDATDAEGRTVRIHDAVTRARRR